Proteins from a single region of Haloplanus sp. GDY1:
- a CDS encoding redoxin domain-containing protein, which translates to MESEEPIDVGETVPDVGATLVRPDGTAAEATLGELTADRPVLLSFYTVDFSPDCIDEWCSFRDFDWFSSGDHVQVVGCSKSSAGLHRRFIDYLGLNFPLFADPDLELSDVFGVTYRALGITRRSRRSCFLLDSELTVRYRWVSEHWLDPTRDTPPVHEIHEAISDELDVEGPETFGF; encoded by the coding sequence ATGGAGAGCGAGGAACCCATCGACGTCGGCGAGACGGTCCCCGACGTCGGCGCGACGCTGGTCCGCCCCGACGGGACGGCGGCGGAGGCGACGCTCGGGGAACTGACCGCCGACCGACCGGTGTTGCTCAGCTTCTACACCGTCGACTTCAGCCCCGACTGCATCGACGAGTGGTGTTCCTTCCGCGATTTCGACTGGTTCTCCAGCGGGGATCACGTCCAGGTCGTCGGCTGTAGCAAGTCGAGCGCCGGCCTCCACCGCCGCTTTATCGACTACCTCGGCCTGAACTTCCCGCTCTTTGCCGACCCGGATCTCGAACTGTCCGACGTCTTCGGCGTCACCTACCGCGCCCTCGGGATCACCCGCCGGTCGCGCCGGTCGTGTTTCCTCCTCGATTCGGAGCTGACGGTGCGGTACCGGTGGGTGAGCGAACACTGGCTCGACCCCACCCGCGACACGCCGCCGGTCCACGAGATTCACGAGGCCATCTCCGACGAACTGGACGTCGAGGGTCCGGAGACGTTCGGCTTCTAA
- a CDS encoding deoxyribonuclease IV, whose protein sequence is MRIGAHVSIAGGVDNAVGNERDVGGNCGQIFTHSPQVWQDPNVGDDEAAAFREGTAEHLDGPWVIHSSYLVNLCTPKADLREKSVDSMQKEVDAAEKLGIEYVNVHLGAHTGAGVDGGLDNAVSALDELDVPDGVTVLVESDAGSGTKLGGDFEHLATVLAESRHDLGVCLDTAHAFAAGYDLSTPESVDETVDEFDDVVGIENLQCIHLNDSKHACGTNKDEHAHVGEGLIGVDGMRRIVTHPDLRDLPFVLETPTEDGRGFAWNIDRARELRNGG, encoded by the coding sequence ATGCGAATCGGAGCACACGTGTCCATCGCCGGCGGCGTCGACAACGCGGTCGGCAACGAGCGCGACGTCGGCGGGAACTGCGGCCAGATCTTCACCCACTCCCCGCAGGTCTGGCAGGACCCGAACGTCGGCGACGACGAGGCCGCGGCCTTCCGGGAGGGGACGGCCGAACACCTCGACGGACCGTGGGTCATCCACTCCTCGTATCTCGTCAACCTCTGTACGCCGAAGGCGGACCTCCGCGAGAAGTCGGTCGACAGCATGCAGAAGGAGGTCGACGCCGCCGAGAAGCTCGGCATCGAGTACGTGAACGTCCACCTCGGCGCACACACGGGGGCGGGCGTCGACGGCGGCCTCGACAACGCCGTGAGCGCCCTCGACGAACTCGACGTGCCCGACGGCGTGACCGTCCTCGTCGAGAGCGACGCGGGCAGCGGGACGAAACTCGGTGGCGACTTCGAACACCTGGCGACGGTGCTGGCCGAGAGCCGTCACGACCTCGGCGTCTGTCTCGACACGGCCCACGCCTTCGCCGCGGGCTACGACCTCTCGACGCCCGAAAGCGTCGACGAGACGGTCGACGAGTTCGACGACGTGGTCGGGATCGAGAACCTGCAGTGCATCCACCTCAACGACTCGAAGCACGCCTGCGGGACGAACAAGGACGAACACGCCCACGTCGGCGAGGGGCTGATCGGCGTCGACGGCATGCGCCGGATCGTCACCCACCCCGACCTCCGCGACCTGCCGTTCGTGCTGGAGACGCCGACCGAGGACGGCAGGGGCTTCGCGTGGAACATCGACCGCGCCCGCGAACTCCGGAACGGGGGGTAG
- a CDS encoding endonuclease/exonuclease/phosphatase family protein — MDDSVSRRHVLAGAAAALGTGVVGRARAQGTPVTVATRNCYLGADLFRLLAAATSGSEAVRDAVGDLLRSVDRSHPPARLDAVAGEIERTAPDLLGVQEAALIRTGEPSGGATPTATTVRYDFRDRLSAALAARDLPYRVVAETTTTDVQLPGTVDGERRAVRLTDRDLILAREDVATAGVTTGRFDAALTLSEGDRTLAVQRGYCVADADVAGDRLAFCTAHLEAASAETRTAQAAELETLLTDRGDPVALVGDLNSGPGGSRAAYDRLTGPFRDAAAGVGNTCCHAADLRNDAASLDARIDHVLVRGGLGATDATRVGADPDHRVAVDGDRLWPSDHAGVVATLAPGAAGTPTGTATGTPTPSPEPTGTGTATATDAPTAGDAPGFGATAALAALLGGALAARGDG; from the coding sequence ATGGACGACTCGGTATCCAGACGGCACGTGCTGGCCGGAGCGGCCGCCGCGCTCGGAACGGGCGTCGTCGGGCGGGCGCGCGCCCAGGGGACGCCGGTGACCGTCGCCACGCGCAACTGTTATCTCGGCGCCGACCTGTTCCGACTGCTCGCGGCCGCGACGAGCGGGAGCGAGGCCGTCCGGGACGCCGTCGGCGACCTCCTCCGGTCGGTCGACCGGAGCCACCCGCCGGCGCGCCTCGACGCCGTCGCGGGCGAAATCGAGCGGACCGCGCCGGACCTGCTCGGCGTGCAGGAGGCCGCGCTGATCCGGACGGGCGAGCCGAGCGGCGGGGCGACGCCGACGGCGACGACCGTCCGCTACGACTTCCGCGACCGCCTGTCGGCCGCGCTCGCGGCGCGGGACCTCCCCTACCGCGTCGTCGCCGAGACGACGACCACCGACGTCCAACTGCCCGGGACGGTGGACGGGGAGCGCCGCGCGGTGCGCCTGACCGACCGCGACCTGATCCTCGCCCGCGAGGACGTGGCGACCGCCGGCGTGACGACCGGGCGGTTCGACGCCGCGCTCACGCTCTCGGAGGGCGACCGCACGCTCGCCGTCCAGCGGGGCTACTGCGTCGCCGACGCCGACGTCGCCGGCGACCGCCTGGCGTTCTGTACCGCTCACCTCGAAGCGGCGTCGGCCGAGACGCGGACGGCGCAGGCGGCGGAACTGGAGACGCTGCTGACCGACCGGGGGGACCCTGTCGCGCTCGTGGGCGACCTCAACAGCGGACCGGGCGGGTCGCGGGCGGCCTACGACCGCCTCACGGGGCCCTTCCGCGACGCCGCCGCCGGCGTCGGGAACACCTGCTGTCACGCCGCCGACCTCCGGAACGACGCGGCGTCGCTGGACGCGCGCATCGATCACGTCCTCGTCCGCGGCGGACTCGGCGCGACCGACGCGACGCGGGTGGGCGCCGATCCCGACCACCGGGTCGCGGTCGACGGCGACCGCCTCTGGCCGTCGGATCACGCGGGCGTGGTGGCGACGCTCGCACCCGGCGCGGCCGGCACGCCGACCGGGACGGCGACGGGGACGCCCACGCCGTCGCCGGAACCGACGGGGACGGGGACGGCCACCGCCACGGACGCCCCCACGGCGGGCGACGCCCCCGGGTTCGGCGCGACGGCGGCGCTCGCCGCGCTCCTCGGCGGGGCGCTGGCCGCCCGCGGCGACGGCTGA
- a CDS encoding class I SAM-dependent methyltransferase → MRRFSADYLRRTRRGLWSSREALDALDLPGRERILDVGCGTGELTRVLAEESGGEVVGLDADPALLRVAREETDCPVVAGDAGRLPFVTGAFDLVACQALLVNLPDPTATLREFRRVAADGVAAVEPDNADVSVESTVDREVDLERRVREAYLEGVGTDVALGDRVREAFEAAGLVDVRTRRHYHRKVIEPPYDEADLRDATRKATGAGLADHETELRRAVGDEYDDLRTAWREMGREVVAAMQEGTYRRAEVVPFDVTVGRVPG, encoded by the coding sequence GTGCGCAGATTCTCGGCCGACTACCTCCGGCGGACGCGACGGGGCCTGTGGTCGTCGCGCGAGGCGCTCGACGCCCTCGACCTCCCCGGGCGCGAGCGGATCCTCGACGTCGGGTGTGGCACGGGCGAACTCACCCGCGTGCTCGCGGAGGAGTCCGGCGGCGAGGTGGTGGGCCTCGACGCCGACCCCGCGCTCCTGCGGGTCGCCCGCGAGGAGACCGACTGCCCGGTCGTCGCCGGCGACGCCGGGCGCCTCCCCTTCGTCACGGGCGCGTTCGACCTCGTGGCGTGTCAGGCGCTGCTGGTGAACCTACCCGATCCGACGGCGACGCTCCGGGAGTTCCGGCGCGTCGCCGCCGACGGCGTGGCGGCGGTCGAACCGGACAACGCGGACGTGTCGGTCGAGTCGACGGTCGACCGCGAGGTCGACCTCGAACGGCGGGTTCGCGAGGCCTATCTGGAGGGCGTCGGGACGGACGTGGCACTCGGCGACCGCGTCCGGGAGGCCTTCGAGGCCGCCGGCCTCGTCGACGTTCGGACGCGGCGACACTACCACCGCAAGGTGATCGAACCGCCGTACGACGAGGCCGACCTTCGGGACGCGACCCGGAAGGCGACCGGGGCGGGGCTGGCGGACCACGAGACGGAACTCCGGCGGGCGGTCGGCGACGAGTACGACGACCTCCGGACGGCGTGGCGGGAGATGGGCCGCGAGGTGGTCGCGGCGATGCAGGAGGGGACCTACCGCCGGGCCGAGGTGGTGCCGTTCGACGTGACGGTCGGACGAGTGCCCGGGTGA
- a CDS encoding DUF7095 family protein, protein MDRDAALDRAAEIVDTVDRASVDGRTPSDGDGPALLPVPVREVWVYGDVALGLDPLDRLDVYVTKDLLMRGDDGRTAEFAERFGIEGVGKTVDADWAEAYPEHLRANDGGHAAPERCLAAHLVDDDEPIHLEVCNASFTDNVTQRLKGAMAREAYGEILDPRGVCLWADGRRDDEAMAKLRGGELAFPTLPEALEMLGLDAETAAEAADAMRDRRAERTGRTVRGDVV, encoded by the coding sequence ATGGATCGAGACGCGGCACTGGACCGGGCGGCGGAGATCGTAGACACCGTGGACCGCGCGTCTGTCGACGGTCGGACACCGTCCGACGGTGACGGGCCCGCCCTCCTCCCCGTTCCCGTTCGCGAGGTGTGGGTGTACGGCGACGTGGCCCTCGGCCTCGACCCCCTCGACCGACTGGACGTGTACGTCACCAAGGACCTCCTCATGCGCGGCGACGACGGCCGGACCGCCGAGTTCGCGGAGCGGTTCGGGATCGAGGGCGTCGGCAAGACCGTCGACGCCGACTGGGCCGAGGCGTACCCCGAACACCTCCGCGCCAACGACGGCGGCCACGCGGCGCCCGAGCGCTGTCTCGCCGCCCACCTCGTCGACGACGACGAACCGATCCACCTGGAGGTGTGCAACGCCTCCTTCACGGACAACGTCACCCAGCGCCTGAAGGGGGCGATGGCGCGCGAGGCCTACGGTGAGATCCTCGATCCCCGAGGCGTCTGTCTGTGGGCCGACGGCCGGCGCGACGACGAGGCGATGGCGAAACTCCGCGGCGGCGAACTCGCCTTCCCGACGCTCCCGGAGGCCCTGGAGATGCTGGGGCTGGACGCGGAGACGGCCGCCGAGGCGGCCGACGCCATGCGCGACCGCCGCGCCGAGCGGACGGGGCGGACGGTTCGCGGCGACGTGGTGTGA
- the ncsA gene encoding tRNA 2-thiolation protein NcsA, translating into MDCDRCGREAVMHAAYSGAHLCDEHFRASVEKRVRRRIREDGLLPADASPENPQTWVIGLSGGKDSVVLTHVLDSTFGKDPRVELVALSIHEGIEGYRDESLDACRELTADRDLRHEVVSYADELGVRMDDVVEKDPEDMAACAYCGVFRRDLLESYAEELDADKLLTGHNLDDEAQTALMNFFEGDLKQMANHFDASLGPFDRRAESSHFVPRAKPLRDVPEKEVALYAHLADLPAHITECPHASEAYRGEIQRLLLDVEEDHPGTRHSIMAGYEELAELAAERYRENDDGRDLGECERCGSSTGGRICRKCRLVESIEAV; encoded by the coding sequence ATGGACTGTGACAGGTGCGGCCGCGAGGCGGTGATGCACGCGGCCTACTCGGGGGCTCACCTCTGTGACGAGCACTTCCGCGCCTCGGTCGAGAAGCGGGTGCGCCGACGGATTCGGGAGGACGGCCTCCTCCCGGCGGACGCCTCGCCGGAGAACCCACAGACGTGGGTGATCGGCCTCTCTGGCGGCAAGGACAGCGTCGTCCTGACCCACGTCCTCGATTCGACGTTCGGGAAGGACCCGCGGGTCGAACTGGTCGCCCTCTCGATCCACGAGGGGATCGAGGGCTACCGCGACGAGAGCCTCGACGCCTGTCGCGAACTGACCGCGGACCGCGACCTGCGCCACGAGGTGGTGTCCTACGCCGACGAACTCGGCGTCAGGATGGACGACGTCGTCGAGAAGGACCCGGAGGACATGGCGGCCTGTGCGTACTGCGGCGTGTTCCGACGCGACCTCCTGGAGTCGTACGCCGAGGAACTCGACGCCGACAAACTCCTGACGGGCCACAACCTCGACGACGAGGCCCAGACCGCACTCATGAACTTCTTCGAGGGGGATCTGAAGCAGATGGCCAACCACTTCGACGCGAGCCTCGGTCCCTTCGACCGGCGCGCCGAGAGCAGCCACTTCGTCCCGCGCGCCAAACCCCTGCGCGACGTGCCGGAGAAGGAGGTGGCGCTGTACGCCCACCTCGCGGACCTGCCGGCACACATCACGGAGTGTCCGCACGCGAGCGAGGCCTATCGTGGCGAGATCCAGCGACTCCTGCTCGACGTGGAGGAGGACCACCCGGGAACCAGACACTCGATCATGGCGGGCTACGAGGAACTCGCGGAACTGGCGGCCGAACGCTACCGCGAGAACGACGACGGCCGTGACCTCGGCGAGTGCGAGCGCTGTGGGTCGAGCACGGGCGGGCGGATCTGTCGGAAGTGCCGACTGGTCGAATCGATCGAGGCGGTCTGA
- the ftsZ gene encoding cell division protein FtsZ, with amino-acid sequence MQGFVQDAIEREEAEQRDADEGDDFGDPRIVIVGAGGAGNNTVNRLYNIGVDGAETVAINTDKQHLQMIEADTKILVGKSLTQGLGAGGDPSMGERATEMAQGTIKEVLGEADLVFVTAGMGGGTGTGAAPVVSKIAKEQGAIVVGMVSTPFNVERARTVKAEEGLEKLRGEADSIIVLDNNRLLDYVPNLPIGKAFSVMDQIIAETVKGISETITQPSLINLDYADMSTIMNQGGVAVMLVGETQDKNKTQEVVSDAMNHPLLDVDYRGASGGLVHITGGPDLTLKEAEGIANNITERLEASANVIWGARIQEEYKGKVRVMAIMTGVQSAQVLGPSTQRQAEKSRRSLNGEDVSEFDASENVGQDQASWSDGGRDQVDQRNGVDVIR; translated from the coding sequence ATGCAGGGATTCGTCCAGGACGCCATCGAGCGCGAGGAGGCCGAACAGCGCGACGCCGACGAGGGCGACGACTTCGGCGATCCGCGGATCGTCATCGTCGGCGCCGGCGGCGCCGGCAACAACACGGTCAATCGTCTGTACAACATCGGCGTCGACGGCGCCGAGACGGTCGCGATCAACACCGACAAACAGCACCTGCAGATGATCGAGGCCGACACGAAGATCCTCGTCGGCAAGTCGCTCACGCAGGGGCTGGGCGCCGGCGGCGACCCCTCGATGGGGGAGCGAGCGACCGAGATGGCCCAGGGGACGATCAAGGAGGTCCTCGGCGAGGCCGACCTCGTGTTCGTCACCGCGGGCATGGGGGGCGGCACCGGGACCGGTGCCGCGCCCGTCGTCTCCAAGATCGCGAAAGAGCAGGGCGCCATCGTCGTCGGCATGGTGTCGACGCCGTTCAACGTCGAGCGCGCCCGCACGGTCAAGGCCGAGGAGGGACTCGAGAAGCTTCGCGGTGAGGCCGACTCGATCATCGTCCTCGACAACAACCGCCTGCTGGATTACGTGCCCAACCTGCCCATCGGCAAGGCGTTCTCGGTGATGGACCAGATCATCGCCGAGACCGTCAAGGGGATCAGCGAGACCATCACCCAGCCCTCGCTCATCAACCTGGACTACGCGGACATGTCCACGATCATGAACCAGGGCGGCGTCGCGGTGATGCTCGTGGGCGAGACCCAGGACAAGAACAAGACCCAGGAGGTGGTGAGCGACGCGATGAACCACCCGCTTCTCGACGTCGACTACCGCGGTGCGTCCGGGGGACTCGTCCACATCACCGGCGGTCCCGACCTCACGCTGAAGGAGGCCGAGGGCATCGCCAACAACATCACCGAGCGACTGGAGGCGAGCGCCAACGTCATCTGGGGCGCCCGCATTCAGGAGGAGTACAAGGGCAAGGTGCGGGTCATGGCCATCATGACCGGCGTCCAGAGCGCCCAGGTACTCGGCCCCTCCACCCAGCGGCAGGCGGAGAAGTCCCGCCGCAGTCTCAACGGCGAGGACGTTTCGGAATTCGACGCCAGCGAGAACGTCGGCCAGGATCAGGCGTCCTGGTCCGACGGCGGTCGCGATCAGGTCGACCAGCGCAACGGCGTCGACGTGATCCGGTAG
- a CDS encoding ribbon-helix-helix domain-containing protein, with protein MERVTLRIPKQQIEEVEQMVETGEFPNRSEAIRSAVREMLNEQSESRDDNRNRNRSWAKV; from the coding sequence ATGGAGCGTGTGACACTACGAATTCCGAAGCAGCAGATCGAGGAGGTCGAACAGATGGTCGAGACGGGAGAGTTCCCGAACCGAAGCGAGGCCATCCGCTCGGCAGTCCGCGAGATGCTCAACGAGCAAAGCGAGTCCCGTGACGACAACCGCAACCGCAACCGCAGCTGGGCGAAGGTGTGA
- a CDS encoding double zinc ribbon domain-containing protein, with amino-acid sequence MSKITFRADDDLVERLEEFDASKSEVMRDALRTYLDDAEREGGSGGDARHLDLLERVLTERAFARPDPPDINVNVTLDGEAVDSSDVSVESEPEPTTRKTPRENAADEAKTPSKTCSQCGEEMSSGHVYCPNCGEKGAHRVFCDCGDEIRSDWAFCPSCGRRTPAADVLDRA; translated from the coding sequence ATGAGCAAGATCACGTTCCGCGCCGACGACGACCTCGTCGAGCGCCTGGAGGAGTTCGACGCCTCCAAGAGCGAGGTGATGCGCGACGCGTTGCGCACGTACCTCGACGACGCGGAGCGTGAGGGCGGCAGCGGCGGCGACGCGCGACACCTCGACCTGCTGGAACGGGTGCTCACCGAGCGCGCGTTTGCGCGCCCCGACCCGCCGGATATCAACGTAAACGTCACGCTCGACGGCGAAGCCGTCGATTCGTCGGACGTGTCCGTCGAGAGCGAGCCGGAGCCGACGACGCGTAAGACACCCCGTGAAAACGCGGCGGACGAGGCGAAAACGCCGAGTAAAACGTGTTCCCAATGTGGCGAGGAGATGTCCTCTGGACACGTTTACTGCCCGAACTGCGGTGAGAAGGGTGCCCACCGCGTGTTCTGCGACTGCGGCGACGAGATCCGTTCGGACTGGGCGTTCTGTCCGAGCTGTGGCCGACGAACTCCCGCTGCGGACGTGTTGGACCGTGCGTAA
- a CDS encoding HAD family hydrolase: MPVSFDLFGTLVRATTLDDPAAAVAAELRDRDVPVPGDWADAYRTSHLDVPADAEVPLPAHVAAALRSRGVTASDGVVRRAVVAAFDPDVERREGVAAALAAAEGRGPVGLCSNCSVPELVPRTLVRADLRGRFDAVVTSAACGFRKPHPRPFETLATDLGVDVAALVHVGDDPATDGGIDALGGTFVDVRETPLSALGDRLEAPP; the protein is encoded by the coding sequence GTGCCAGTCTCGTTCGACCTCTTCGGGACGCTCGTGCGGGCGACGACCCTGGACGACCCCGCCGCCGCCGTCGCCGCCGAACTCCGCGACCGCGACGTCCCCGTCCCCGGGGACTGGGCCGACGCCTACCGCACGTCCCACCTCGACGTCCCGGCCGACGCGGAGGTTCCCCTCCCGGCACACGTCGCCGCCGCGCTCCGGAGCCGCGGTGTGACGGCGTCCGACGGCGTCGTCAGACGCGCCGTCGTCGCGGCCTTCGACCCCGACGTGGAGCGCCGCGAGGGGGTCGCCGCCGCCCTCGCCGCCGCCGAGGGGCGCGGCCCCGTCGGCCTCTGTTCGAACTGCAGCGTCCCCGAACTCGTCCCCCGGACGCTCGTTCGGGCGGACCTCCGGGGCCGGTTCGACGCCGTCGTCACCAGCGCCGCCTGTGGCTTCCGCAAACCCCACCCCCGACCTTTCGAGACGCTCGCGACCGACCTGGGCGTCGACGTCGCCGCCCTCGTCCACGTCGGCGACGACCCCGCGACCGACGGCGGCATCGACGCCCTCGGCGGCACCTTCGTGGACGTGCGCGAGACGCCCCTGTCGGCGCTCGGCGACCGACTGGAGGCCCCCCCGTGA
- a CDS encoding CobD/CbiB family cobalamin biosynthesis protein, which produces MTLVAAGSVALAAGLDRLVAEPPAALHPVAWLGRALGPLDRPWSRPRLAGLLVAGAVPLLVAALAGGLVVVGDRIDPLVGGVAAGLVCFVATSRRMLLAEARAVVALSGTELPAARERLRSLAGRDAAALDAGDVRSAAVESAAENLADGLVAPLAGFALLAPVSLPLAAAAAAWIKAVNTLDSTFGYRSKPMGWAPARLDDLTMWLPARASAALLAVAAGRPGALRSARPLAHVTDSPNAGWPMATLAVLLGVRLEKPGAYALPGGPAPPTPADADRGVAVVSRAGWLAFGLAGVIALC; this is translated from the coding sequence GTGACGCTCGTCGCCGCCGGGAGCGTCGCCCTCGCCGCCGGCCTCGACCGCCTCGTCGCCGAACCGCCGGCGGCCCTCCACCCGGTCGCGTGGCTCGGGCGGGCGCTCGGGCCGCTGGACCGACCCTGGTCGCGGCCGCGCCTCGCCGGCCTCCTCGTCGCGGGCGCCGTCCCCCTCCTCGTCGCGGCCCTCGCCGGCGGCCTCGTGGTCGTCGGCGACCGGATCGACCCGCTCGTCGGCGGGGTCGCCGCCGGCCTCGTCTGTTTCGTCGCCACCAGCCGACGCATGCTGCTGGCGGAGGCGCGGGCCGTCGTCGCCCTGAGCGGGACGGAGCTCCCGGCCGCACGGGAGCGCCTCCGGTCGCTCGCCGGCCGGGACGCCGCGGCCCTCGACGCCGGTGACGTGCGGAGCGCCGCCGTCGAGAGCGCGGCCGAGAACCTCGCGGACGGCCTCGTCGCGCCGCTCGCCGGCTTCGCCCTCCTCGCTCCCGTCTCCCTCCCCCTCGCCGCGGCGGCGGCGGCGTGGATCAAGGCCGTCAACACGCTCGACTCGACGTTCGGCTACCGGTCGAAGCCGATGGGGTGGGCGCCCGCCCGCCTCGACGACCTGACCATGTGGCTGCCCGCGCGGGCGAGCGCCGCACTCCTCGCCGTCGCGGCCGGGCGGCCGGGCGCCCTCCGGTCGGCCCGGCCGCTCGCCCACGTCACCGACTCGCCGAACGCCGGGTGGCCGATGGCGACCCTCGCGGTCCTGCTGGGGGTGCGACTGGAGAAACCGGGCGCCTACGCGCTGCCCGGCGGGCCGGCGCCGCCGACGCCGGCCGACGCCGACCGCGGCGTCGCCGTCGTCTCCCGGGCGGGGTGGCTGGCGTTCGGCCTCGCGGGGGTGATCGCGCTGTGCTGA
- the cobS gene encoding adenosylcobinamide-GDP ribazoletransferase: MLTAVRGALAFLTRLPVGGDEAAWDAFRATPAAFVVAGYVVGGLAALPLLAPTPLPTAVAGYLLALYLVTGVTHADGLADCGDAAAAHGPATDRREVLEDPGTGVGGALALGLALLALALGGLGVAGAGPRIAVRLALAAEVSAKAGMAALAALGDPGHEGLGSAVVGEASGVALLPVVAVAAPAAVAAPAGSGPALVAALLAGPAVALLVGRWATARLGGVTGDALGAANELGRVAALHAGVVVWTLW, encoded by the coding sequence GTGCTGACGGCGGTTCGGGGCGCGCTCGCCTTCCTCACCCGCCTGCCGGTCGGCGGCGACGAGGCCGCGTGGGACGCCTTCCGCGCCACGCCCGCCGCCTTCGTCGTCGCCGGCTACGTCGTCGGCGGCCTCGCCGCCCTCCCCCTCCTCGCCCCGACGCCGCTGCCCACGGCCGTCGCCGGCTACCTCCTCGCCCTCTATCTCGTGACGGGCGTGACCCACGCCGACGGCCTCGCGGACTGCGGCGACGCCGCCGCGGCCCACGGCCCCGCGACGGACCGGCGCGAGGTCCTGGAGGACCCGGGGACGGGCGTCGGCGGCGCGCTGGCGCTCGGACTCGCGCTCCTGGCGCTCGCGCTCGGCGGCCTCGGCGTCGCCGGCGCTGGCCCGCGGATCGCCGTCCGCCTCGCCCTCGCCGCGGAGGTGAGCGCCAAGGCCGGCATGGCGGCGCTCGCGGCGCTCGGCGACCCCGGACACGAGGGGCTGGGCTCGGCCGTCGTCGGCGAGGCGTCGGGGGTCGCCCTCCTCCCAGTCGTCGCCGTCGCCGCCCCCGCAGCCGTCGCCGCGCCGGCGGGGAGCGGCCCGGCGCTGGTCGCGGCGCTGCTCGCCGGGCCGGCCGTCGCGCTCCTCGTCGGCCGGTGGGCGACGGCACGGCTCGGCGGCGTCACCGGCGACGCCCTCGGCGCGGCGAACGAACTCGGCCGGGTCGCGGCGCTCCACGCGGGGGTGGTCGTGTGGACGCTCTGGTGA
- a CDS encoding NTP transferase domain-containing protein produces MCGGAGTRLGGEVEKPLVEVDGTPMVDRVRAALAASRVGAVHLAVSPQAPATRERLRTAGATVVETPGDGYVADLTAALDRVGRPALTVAADLPLLTGGVVNRVLDAAEDGSLAVAVPVDLKRRLGVSVDATFERDGRALAPAGVNVVAGTDDDIRVADDRRLAVNVNRPSDLWVAEALS; encoded by the coding sequence ATGTGTGGCGGCGCGGGGACGCGCCTCGGCGGCGAGGTGGAGAAACCGCTCGTCGAGGTGGACGGGACGCCGATGGTCGACCGGGTGCGGGCGGCGCTCGCGGCGAGTCGGGTCGGGGCGGTCCACCTCGCCGTCTCGCCGCAGGCGCCCGCGACCCGCGAGCGCCTGCGGACGGCCGGGGCGACCGTCGTCGAGACGCCGGGCGACGGCTACGTCGCGGACCTGACCGCCGCGCTGGATCGGGTCGGGCGGCCGGCCCTGACCGTCGCCGCGGACCTCCCCCTGCTGACCGGCGGCGTCGTGAACCGCGTCCTCGACGCCGCCGAGGACGGGTCGCTCGCGGTGGCGGTGCCGGTCGACCTGAAGCGACGGCTGGGGGTGAGCGTCGACGCGACGTTCGAGCGCGACGGACGGGCGCTGGCGCCCGCGGGCGTCAACGTCGTCGCGGGAACCGACGACGACATACGCGTCGCCGACGACCGGCGACTCGCCGTGAACGTGAACCGCCCCTCGGACCTGTGGGTCGCGGAGGCGCTGTCGTGA